A region of the Nocardia higoensis genome:
CGATGGTCTTGCCGAAGGCGGTGCGGGTCTTGGCGTGGTCGACGGCGATGCTCTGCACGCGCTCGGCCGCGCCCAGCCAGCGCATGCAGTGCGTCAGGCGCGCCGGGGCCAGCCGCAGCTGGGCGTAGCGCAGCGCCTGGCCTGCTTCACCGAGCAGCGCCGACTTCGGCAGCGTCAGGTTGTCGAACCGCACGACGCCGTGGCCCTGGACGTAGTTGCGGTCCATGGTGTTCATGGTGCGCTCGATGACGATGCCGGGTTGGTCGCCGTCGGTCAGGAACAGCGTCGGACCTTCCGGCAGGTGCGGGTTGGCGGCGAGGCGCGCCATGATGATCCAGGTCTTCGCGCCGTTCGCGCCGGTGATGAGCCACTTGTGGCCGTTGATCACGAAGTTCTCGCCGTCGAACACCGCCTCGGTGGACAGCTGGCCGGGGTCGGAGCCCGCGCCGCCCGGCTCGGTCATGGCGAACACCGAGCGCTGGTGGCCGTTGATCACCGGCATCAGGTAGGTGTCGATCTGCTCGGAATTCGCGATCTTGCCGAGCAGGTACATATTGCCCTCGTCGGGCGCCGCGCAGTTCATCGCCACCGGGCCGAGGGTGGACCAGCCCGCCGCTTCGTAGATGACGGCCTGCTCGACGTGGGTCAGGTCGCGGCCGCCGAGGGCCTCCGGCGCCTGCACGGTGAGCAGCTTCTCGGCGCGCGCCAGCTCCACGAGTTCCTGGCGCAGCTCGTCGGTGGGACCGTGCGCGGTCAGGCGCGGGTCGCGCTCGAACGGGACGATCTTGTCGATGACGAATCGGCGGACTCGGTCGCGTTCGGCGGCGAGTTCGGACGGAATCGAGAAGTCGATCACGGTGGCAACCATTCGTTCGGTGGACGATTGTGATGAGCATACGAAACCGCCGGTGCCCTATTGATGGCGAGTGCCATCAATTCGCCGGGTGTGTTGTCAGGCCGCGACCGGACGAGCGCGCCGCGCCGAGGTGCGCCGGGCGCCGACCATCCGGCAGATCAGGTAGATCAGGAACGAGATGGTGGTGACGAAGGTGGACACCGGAACGCCCGGCGCCAGCGAGAGCAGGATGCCGCCGACCGCGGCCAGCTCCGCGAAGACGATCGACAGCACCGTCGCCCGCACCGGATCGGCGGTCAGCTGCGCGGCCGCGGCGGCCGGGGTGATCAGGATGGCCAGCACCAGCAGTGCGCCCACGATCTGCACACCGAAGGCGGCGGTGACGCCGAGCAATACGGCGAAGATCACCGCGAGCGCCCGTACCGGCACTCCGCGCGCGAGCGCGACCTCCGGATCGGAGCTGGCGAACAGCAGCGGGCGGTAGATCGCCGCCAGTACCGCGAGCACCACGACGGTGGCCGCGACGAGCATCGCCAGACCGCTGTAACCAACACTGACGACTTGACCGGTCAGCAGCGAGAACTTCGAGCCCGCGCGTTCGGGGCCGAGCCACAGGAACAGCACCGACAGGCCGAGGCCGAAGGACAGCACCACCGCGATCACCGAATCGCGTTCGCGCGCTTTGGTGCCGAGCACGCCGAACAGCACCGCCGCCACCACCGAGCCCGCGATCGCGCCGAATCCGACGCCCACCCCGGCCAGCAGCGCCGCGGCCGCGCCGGTCAGCGACAACTCGCTGGTGCCGTGCACCGCGAACGACATCTGCCTGCTGATGATCAGCGGTCCGATCGCGCCCGCGAGCAGCCCGAGCAGGGCCGCCGCGAGCAGGGCCTGCTGGACGAAGTCGTAGCCGAGCAGGTCGACGGTGGTGGAGAAGTCGAACATCTTGCCCAGGACGTCGGCGAGTTTGTCCATCAGGCGTGGACTCCGCTCTGGGGGTTCTCGGCGTGACAGTGTTCGGCGCCCGCCGAGCCGAGGGCGTCGAGGGTGTCCCCGGTGCCGACGACCACCAGTCGCCCGCGCACCCGCAGCACATCGACCTCGGTGCGGTAGAGCTCGGAGAGCACCTCCGAGGTCATCACCTCGTCGGGCGCACCGATCCGGAACCGACCGTCGACCAGGTACAGCACCCGGTCCACCAGCGGCAGAATCGGATTGATCTCGTGGGTGACGAACACGACCGCGGTGTCATGGGTGCGCCTGCGCCGATCGATGAGTTCGGCGACCAGCCGCTGATTGGCCATGTCCAGGCTCAGCAACGGCTCGTCACACAACAGCACTTCGGGATCGCCGACCAGCGCTTGCGCCACCCGCAGTCGCTGTTGCTCGCCGCCGGACATCAGTTCCAGCGGCGCGTGCGCGTAGTGCTGTGCGCCGACCGCGGCGACCGCCTCGGCCACCTTGCGTTTGCGTGCGCCGCGTCCGCGCAGGCCGAGGCCCCATCGGTGCCCGTCGACCCCGAGTCCGACCAGATCGACTCCGCGCAACTGCACGCCCGCGTCGATGGTCTTCTGCTGCGGGATGTAGCCGATGTCGGCATGGCCGGTCCGGGCGGGCGTGCCGACGACCTCGGCCGTGCCCGCGGTCAGCGCCACCTGTCCCAGCAACACCTTCAGCAGGGAGGTCTTCCCGCTGCCGTTCGGGCCGAGCACCGCGACGAACTCACCGGGAGCGATGTCGAGATCCAGGCCGTTCCACAACGTGCGTTCGCCGAAGCCGAGTTCGGCGCCGCGCAGGCGGATCGCGGGCACGGCGTCATCGCGCCGGGAGCGGCGTGGCACGGCGGCGGGTGTGGTGGTCGGTTCGTTCGGCTCGGTCAGCGCTGCTCCCAGGCGGAATGCTGTGGACAGGGGTGGGACGGGTCGTGCGGGGCACGGTCCGGCGACTACCGCGACAGGGCGGTGGCCAGTGCCTCGGCGTTGCGGGTCTGCCACCGAATGTAATCCAGGCCCTCGGGCAGGGTTTCGGTCACCTCGACAACGGGGATGCCCGCGGCCTCGGCGGCAGCCCGGACATCCTTGGTGGTCTTGTCCTCGGTCTGCACGTTGTAGACCAGCGCGCGCACCTGACCGCTCGCGATCAGCTCGCGTACGGCGGCCACGGCGGCCGGTGCGGGATCGGTACCCTGCTCGATCGCTTCCTGGAATTCGGGCGGGGTGCGGTCCTCGGCGCCCGCGGCCGACACCAGGTAGGAGGCCAGCGGCTCGGTCTGCAGTACCGGCTGTCCCGGACGCGTGGCGGCGATCCGGCCGGTGATCTCCTCGACAGCGGCCAGACCACCGGCGAAAGCGGCGGCGCGGCCCGCGTAGGCGGCGGCGTTCTCGGGGTCGAGTTCGCCCAGGGACTCGGCGATGCGCTCGGCGACCTCGCCCGTGACGTGGGTGTCGTACCAGACGTGTTCGTTGCTGTGATCGTGCTCGGTTTCGCTGCCGTGTCCCGCTTCACCGGCGTGTCCCGCTTCGTCGGCGTGATCGGGTTCTCCGGAGTGCGCGTGCTCGCCGTGTTCCTCGCCCGCGGCGGTGTCACCCGCCGCGCCGCCGGCGATGGCGACGGCCTCGACCGTGGGCTTGTTCTTCCCCTCGATGGCCTCGGCGATGAACTCGTCGTAGTGCCCACCGTTGTAGACGATCAGGTCGGCGTCGGAGATCTGGGCGGCCTGGACGGCGGTGACCTCGAAGGAATGCGGATCGGCGCCGGGATCGGAGATCAGTGCGGTGACCTCGGCGTCGGGGCCGGCGACCGTGGCGGCGATGTCGCCCCACACATTCGTGGAGGCGACCACGCTGATCCGGCCGGAATCGGCCGCATCGGTGGTGCACGCGGTCGCAGCCGCGATCGTCAGGGCGGCGACGGCCACGGCACTGCTCGCCGTGCCCGCGAACCGGGCAATCTTCTTGGTCACGCTGGGTACTCCACTCACGGCAAGCCAAAAACGGAAACGATTACCATAAACGGTAGCGCATCGGGCTGGTCGTGTCGCGACCGGTTGCCGAGGTTGTGCTCGAAGCCACCGGAGGTTGCGGCTGCGGCCGCACGACACCGGCGCTCACGGACAGGCGTGGACTCGGTGACACCGGTTCGACGCCGACGGCCCCGTGACCGACGAGTGTGGTCACGGGGCCGCCGCAGTGGGACGAACAGTCGAGGCGAGGGCTCAGACGAGCGCCTGCACCGGCTGGGAGAGCAACTGGGCGCAACGCAGCAGGCCGAGGTGGCTGTAGGCCTGCGGGTGGTTGCCCAGCGAGCGCTCGGCGACCGGGTCGTACTCCTCGCTGAGCAGACCGGTCGGGCCCGCCACGTCCACCAGCTGGGCGAACAGCGCTTCGGCGTCGGAGCGCTTGCCGATCAGCAGATACGCCTCGACCAGCCAGGCCGCGCACAGATGGAACCCGCCCTCGCCGCCGGGCAGGCCGTCGTCGTGGTGGTACCGGTAGACCGTGGAACCGCTGCGCAGCTCGGCCTCGGTGGCCACCACGGTGGCGGCGAAGCGCGGATCGGAGGGATCGATCAGGCCGGACAGACCGATGTGCAGGGTCGCCGCGTCCAGATCGGTGCCGTCGTAGGCCGCGGTGTAGGACTGCACGTCATCGTTCCAGCCCTTGGCCTTGACCTCGTCGGCGATGGTGTCGCGCAGCGACTCCCACGCCGGGTCGGCATCGCGATCGAAGCGCTTGGCCAGGGTGAGCGCGCGGTCGATGGTCAGCCAGCCCATGACCTTCGAGTACACGTGATGGCGCGGGTTGCCGCGGATTTCCCAGATGCCGTGGTCGGGCTCGGTCCAGCGTCGCTGGACGGCCGAGACCATCGCGCACACGAGCTCCCAGTCCGCGTCGGGCAGGACGGCGCTCGGGGCGGTGACGCCCTTCTTCTCGCGCGCGTGCGCCAGCGCCGAGATCAGGTCGACGATGGGGCCGAAGACGTCGAGCTGCACCTGCATGTTCGCCGCGTTGCCGACACGCACCGGGCGCGAACCCGCGTATCCGGGCAGCTGGTCGATCACGGCCTCCGGCGGCAGGGTTTCGCCGTAGATCGTGTAGAGCGGATGCAGTCGTTCAGGGCCGGGGATGGTCTCGAGCACCCGGTGCACCCAGCCGAGGAACTGATCGGCTTCTTCCAGTGAGCCCAGCGTGACGAGGGCCTGCGCGGTGAGCGCGGCGTCGCGCAGCCAGCAGTAGCGATAGTCCCAGTTGCGCACGCCGCCGATGTCCTCGGGCAGCGAGGTGGTGGCCGCGGCCAGGATGGAACCCGACGGTGCGTGGACCAGCCCGCGCAGGGTGAGTGCCGAACGCTTCATCAGGTCCGGCTTCAGCGGCGGCAGATCCAGGGTGGCGGCCCAGTCCCGCCAATAGGCCTCGGCGATCCGCCTGCGCTCGGCCTCGCTGGTCCTGGACGGCTCCAGATCGCTGGTTCCGCAACGCAGTTCGAGCATGACCGGGCCCTCGGACGGATCGACCACCGCGGTGGCGACGTCGTGGTTGCCCTCGTTCTCGATCGTCCAGCGCACCCCGCGCGAACGCAGCACCATCGGATCATTGGTGCCGCGCACCCGCAGACCGCCGTCGACGGCCTCGATACTCACCGGCACCTGACCGAATTCCGGACGGGGGGCGAAGGTGACCACGGCCTTGGCGTGACCGGTGATCACGCGGGTCAGGTCGGTGCGGGTGGGAGCGACGTCGTGGGGCAGGTAATCGGTGACCTGCAAACTGGCCCAACGTGTTTCGACGGTCATCGTGCCGTCGACATAGCGCTGCGACAGCGGCAGCCCGGGACGCTGCGGCGCGACGCTGAAATGCCCGGCCTGTGGTCCACCGAGCAGATGGGCGAACACCGCCGCCGAATCGGGCTCGGGGTGGCAGAACCAGGTGACGGTGGCGTCGGGGGTCAGCAGCGCGACCGAGCGCGGGCTGGCCAGCATGGTGAGCCGCTCGATGCGCGGCGCGCTGGCGCCCGCCAGCCAGGTGCGTCGCTCCTCGAGCAGATAGGCCAGCGCGCGGGAGACGGCTTCGGTGCTGTCGACCCGGTACTTCGCCAGGCTCTCGCCATCGCCGACCTTGATGCCGATGTCGGGGCCGGACAGCGCCCGGAAGGCTTTCTCGTCGGTGACGTCGTCGCCGAAGAACACCGCGGCGGTCGCGCCGTGCTGATGGCGGACGGTGTCGAGTGCGGTGCCCTTGTCGGTGTTGATGACGGCCAGCTCGATGACCGCTTTACCCTCGGTGACCTGCACGCCGACCCAGCGCGCCGGTCCGAGCCGCGCGGCGTCCAGCGCGCGGCGGGCGATCTCCGGCGCGGCATTGCGCACATGCAGCGCGATGCTGGCCGGCTTGACCTCGATGGTGGTGCCCGGGTTGTCGGCGGAGATCTCGCCGAGCACCCCGTAGACCTCGCGCAGCAGCTGTTTGGCATCGGCGTCGATCGCGTGCACGAAGCCGATGTCGAATTCCGAACCGTGGCTGCCGATCAGCTGGACTTCGACGGGTAGACGCGAGAGCGCCGCCAGGTCGCGTAACGCGCGCCCGGAGATGACGGCGGCGGTGGTGCCGGTCAGGCCGGCGAGGGCGCGTAGCGCGCTCACCGACTCCCAGTGGGGAGTCGCCTTGGACGGGTCGGAGACGATCGGGGCGAGCGTTCCGTCGTAGTCCGAGGCGACCAGCAGTCTCGGTTCGCGCGCGACCGTCGACAGTGCACGGCGAAGTTCTTGTGGCAGATCCTGTGCGCTCACGCATCCAACCTAATGATCGGAGGGGGATGTTTCACGGGCGGGCAGAACAATACTGTGTTGAATTTGCCGCACCACATCGCGCCGGTCGGTGTGCGCTCGATAGACAGCCCAGATCAACCGATTCGGCCGGTTAACGCACAAGTAACCGGCGGGTAACCTCGTGGTGGAACCGCTCGCCCTGGCTACCTCTGATCGCCGAGTAGTAGATCGACGGTCAGCTCCAGCCTATCGCTGACGTCGGTGGCCGAGGCGCGGCGGGTGAGCCAAGCCACAAGATTCGACAGCCACACGTCGCTGATGACGCGGGCGATGGCCAACTGGCGGTCGTCGGGCTCGCCGTCGTTCATGGCGCGGGCGAACACCCGGTCCATCACCTTGCCCACCCGATCGACCTCGGCGGCCGCCGACGCGTCGGCGAACATGAAGGCTCTGGTCATCGCCTCGGTGAGCAGCGGGTCGCGCTGCATCATCCGGGTGATCTGGGTCAGCAGCAGATGCATGCGCTCGTGCGGCGACGCCCCGGGCAGCGGCTTGCGCTTGCCCTCGAACTGCTCGAATTCGCGTGCCAGTGCCGAGACGAGCAGATGCACCTTGGAAGGGAAGTAGCGATACAGCGTGCCCACGGCGACGTCGGCGCGCTCGGCGACCGCGCGCATCTGCACCGCGTCGTAGCCGCCCTTGGAGGCCAGCGCCAGCGTCGCGTCCAGGATCCGCTTGCGGCGCTCCCGCTGCGCAGCCGAACTCAGCTCGTCCTCGCTCAACGTGGTGACCGTCGCGGGACGAGATGCGGCGGGCTGTGGTCGGGAGGGGCTGGCCATGGGATGTGAGTCCTTTCCGCCAATGGTGGTTTCGGCTGCCTGGCCGACGCCGTCGCGCCGGAGTCGTGCCGGTCGCAGGCCCTCTCTTGACTTGACACCGGCACGGATATTAGAACATGTTCTAGGTGTGGGAGTCACGCCGGGAAGGGCGGTATGGACTGTGACCATCGCCACCACTGACGAGCATAAAGCCGTCCAGGAGTCGATGCGCGGGTGGGCCGGTTCGGTCCGTCCGATTGCAACAATGCGGGCCGAGCCGACCGGGTTCTGGCGCGGGTACTGGCCCGCCCTCGCCGATCTCGGGGTGTTCCGCGTCGCGGTCGCCGAGGAGGCGGGCGGCGCGGGCGCGACGGTCGCCGACCTGGCGGTGCTGCTCGAGCAGGCCGCCCACGATCTGGTCGGTGGACCGGTGCTGACCACCGCGCTGGCGAACCTGGTCACCGCGGGCGCGCTCGCCGAAGACCAGCCCTGCGGGGTCGCCGTCGACCCTACCGCCGCCGATCTCGTCGGCGGCAACGAACTTTCGCCCGGACCGGGGGCGGGCACCCTGACCGGTAGCTGGCCGCAGGTGCTCGGCGCTGAGCCCGGTACCGCCGTTCTGCTGCCGATTCGCGCGTCGGAGGCACCCGGGGGAGTGCGCTGGTGCCTGCTGCCGCCGGACGCGCCCGGCCTGCGCATCGAAGCGCTGACTCCCACCGATCCGAGCGTCCCGCTGGCCCGCGTGCACTGCGCGCAGACCCCGGTCGCCGAGGATCAGGTGTTCACCTCGCCGCATCCGGTCGAGGATCTGCTGGTGGTGCTGGCCGTCGCCGAACTGGCCGGGCTGGCGGGCTGGTGTCTGGACACCGCCGTCGAGTACGCGAAGGTGCGCGAGCAGTTCGGCCGCAAGATCGGTTCCTTCCAGGCTGTCAAGCACATCTGCGCCTGGATGCTGTGCCGCACCGAGCTCATCCGCGCCGTCGCGCTCGACGCCGCCGCCGCGGTGGACGAGGGCGGCGAGGAACTGCCGATCGCCGCCTCGATCGCGGCGGCCATCGCGCTGGACGCGGCCGTGGAGACCGCCAAGGACTGCATCCAGGTGCTCGGCGGCATCGGCTTCACCTGGGAGCACGACGCCCACTTCTACCTGCGCCGGGCCACCGCGCTGCGCCAGCTGCTCGGCGGTGGTCCGCGCTGGCGGGCCAGGGTCACCGAACTCACGCGGGCCGGCCACCGGCGCACCACCGGCGCCGACCGGGTGCTCGCCGCCGACGGCGTCGAGGTCGACGGCACCGCCGCCACCGGCCTGGCCGAAGAAGTCGCCGCGATCGCCGCGCTGCCCGCCGACCAGCAGCGCGACGCCATGGTCGACGCCGGTTTCGTCATGCCGCACTGGCCGCGCCCCTACGGTCGCGCGGCCGACCCGATGACCGGCTTGATGATCTCCGAGGAACTGCGCCGCGCGGGCCTGACCGCTCCCGATCTGGCGATCGGCGGCTGGGCGGTGCCCACTCTGCTCCAGCACGGCACCCAGGAGCAGATCGACCGGTTCGCCTGGCCGACGCTGCGCGGCGAGGTCGTCTGGTGTCAGCTGTTCAGCGAACCCGAGGCCGGCTCGGATCTGGCCGCACTGCGTACCACCGCGACCAAGGTCGAGGGCGGCTGGCGGCTGCGCGGTCAGAAGGTGTGGACCTCGCTGGGGGATCGCGCCAACTGGGGGATCTGCCTGGCGCGCACCGATCCCGAGGCGCCCAAGCATCGCGGTATCAGCTACTTCCTGGTGGACATGCGCAGCGAAGGGCTGCAAGTGCGCCCGCTGGTGCAGATCACCGGTGAGGCGCGGTTCAGCGAAGTCTTCCTCGACGACGTCTTCGTGCCCGACGACTGTGTGGTCGGCGCGCTGAACAACGGCTGGAAGATCGCTCGCTCCACGCTGTCCGCCGAACGGATCGCCATGGGCGGCAACGGGATCGGCCGCGCGCTCGAGGAGCTGATCGCCAAGCTGCCCAGCACAGGTCCCGGCTCGGAGCTGATCGCCGACCGGCTCGGCGGCTTCGTCGCCGAGGCCATCGGCGGACTGCTGCTCGAACAGCGCGCGGCGCTCACCGTGCTCGCCGGCGGTGACGCGGGCGCGCAGAGCAGCGTGCGCAAGCTGGTCGGGGTGCGCCATCGGCAGGCGGTGGCGGAGTTCGCGGTGGAGAGCTCGGGTCCACTGGGCGCGCAGGAGACCGCCGAGGTCACCGAATTCCTGCTCACCCGCTGCCTGTCCATCGCCGGTGGCACCGAGCAGATCCTGCTCACCGTCGCCGCCGAGCGGATTCTCGGGCTGCCCCGCGACGCGGTCGGCTAGCCGCACAAGTCAACTGGGAGAACAACCGTGGATTTCACCAGGGACGAGGGCCAGGACGCCGTGGCCGAAGTCGTCGTCGGCCTGCTCGAACGAGAACAGGCACGCGACTTCGGGCTGTGGCCCAGCCTCGTCGAGACCGGTCTGCTCGTCCTCGCGCTGCCGGAACGCTTCGGCGGCGACGACATGGGATTGCCGGAGATCTCGGTGCTGCTCACCGAGCTCGCCACCGACGCCGTCGCCGTGCCCGCGCTGCCCACGCTCGGTTTCGGCCTGTTGCCATTGCTGCCGATGCTGCCGGATGCGGTCGCCGAGGTCGTCTATCCGGCGATCGCCCAGGGCGCGATCCTCACCGCCGCGCTCAGCGAACCCGGCGACCCGTTCACCACCTCACCGAAGACCACCGCGGTCGCCGACGGGGACGTGGTCCGGGTGAGCGGGCACAAGATCGCCGTGCCCTACGCCGACGAGGCTCGCTGGCTGCTGATCCCCACCGACGCGGGCATCGCGCTGGTCGACGGCGACGCACCGGGGCTGACCCGCACCGCCTCCCCGGCCTCCGGCGGCCTGCCCGAGGCCACCGTGCGGCTGGACAACGTGCAGATCCCGGCGGAGCGTCTGCTGCCGGGCGATCTGGCCGACCTGCACCGGTACGCGGTCGCGGCGATCGGCTCGGCGGCCGACGGATTGCTCGAGGGCGCGTTGAAGCTCACCGCCGAGCATCTGCGCACCCGGCGCCAGTTCAACCGGCCGCTGGCCGAATTCCAAGCCGTCGCCCAGCAGGTCGCCGACCTGTACGTGGTCTCGCGCACCCTGCACGCGGTCGCCGCCTCGGCGACCTGGGCGCTCGCG
Encoded here:
- a CDS encoding acyl-CoA dehydrogenase family protein: MIDFSIPSELAAERDRVRRFVIDKIVPFERDPRLTAHGPTDELRQELVELARAEKLLTVQAPEALGGRDLTHVEQAVIYEAAGWSTLGPVAMNCAAPDEGNMYLLGKIANSEQIDTYLMPVINGHQRSVFAMTEPGGAGSDPGQLSTEAVFDGENFVINGHKWLITGANGAKTWIIMARLAANPHLPEGPTLFLTDGDQPGIVIERTMNTMDRNYVQGHGVVRFDNLTLPKSALLGEAGQALRYAQLRLAPARLTHCMRWLGAAERVQSIAVDHAKTRTAFGKTIGEHQGVSFMLADNEIALHQCRLTIWHACWLMDQGEKARHESSMAKSYVSEELFKVADRAVQVLGGIGISDETVVEMIFRDMRAFRLYDGPTEVHKYAIGRKILR
- a CDS encoding metal ABC transporter permease gives rise to the protein MDKLADVLGKMFDFSTTVDLLGYDFVQQALLAAALLGLLAGAIGPLIISRQMSFAVHGTSELSLTGAAAALLAGVGVGFGAIAGSVVAAVLFGVLGTKARERDSVIAVVLSFGLGLSVLFLWLGPERAGSKFSLLTGQVVSVGYSGLAMLVAATVVVLAVLAAIYRPLLFASSDPEVALARGVPVRALAVIFAVLLGVTAAFGVQIVGALLVLAILITPAAAAAQLTADPVRATVLSIVFAELAAVGGILLSLAPGVPVSTFVTTISFLIYLICRMVGARRTSARRARPVAA
- a CDS encoding metal ABC transporter ATP-binding protein, whose amino-acid sequence is MPRRSRRDDAVPAIRLRGAELGFGERTLWNGLDLDIAPGEFVAVLGPNGSGKTSLLKVLLGQVALTAGTAEVVGTPARTGHADIGYIPQQKTIDAGVQLRGVDLVGLGVDGHRWGLGLRGRGARKRKVAEAVAAVGAQHYAHAPLELMSGGEQQRLRVAQALVGDPEVLLCDEPLLSLDMANQRLVAELIDRRRRTHDTAVVFVTHEINPILPLVDRVLYLVDGRFRIGAPDEVMTSEVLSELYRTEVDVLRVRGRLVVVGTGDTLDALGSAGAEHCHAENPQSGVHA
- a CDS encoding metal ABC transporter solute-binding protein, Zn/Mn family, yielding MTKKIARFAGTASSAVAVAALTIAAATACTTDAADSGRISVVASTNVWGDIAATVAGPDAEVTALISDPGADPHSFEVTAVQAAQISDADLIVYNGGHYDEFIAEAIEGKNKPTVEAVAIAGGAAGDTAAGEEHGEHAHSGEPDHADEAGHAGEAGHGSETEHDHSNEHVWYDTHVTGEVAERIAESLGELDPENAAAYAGRAAAFAGGLAAVEEITGRIAATRPGQPVLQTEPLASYLVSAAGAEDRTPPEFQEAIEQGTDPAPAAVAAVRELIASGQVRALVYNVQTEDKTTKDVRAAAEAAGIPVVEVTETLPEGLDYIRWQTRNAEALATALSR
- the otsB gene encoding trehalose-phosphatase; translation: MSAQDLPQELRRALSTVAREPRLLVASDYDGTLAPIVSDPSKATPHWESVSALRALAGLTGTTAAVISGRALRDLAALSRLPVEVQLIGSHGSEFDIGFVHAIDADAKQLLREVYGVLGEISADNPGTTIEVKPASIALHVRNAAPEIARRALDAARLGPARWVGVQVTEGKAVIELAVINTDKGTALDTVRHQHGATAAVFFGDDVTDEKAFRALSGPDIGIKVGDGESLAKYRVDSTEAVSRALAYLLEERRTWLAGASAPRIERLTMLASPRSVALLTPDATVTWFCHPEPDSAAVFAHLLGGPQAGHFSVAPQRPGLPLSQRYVDGTMTVETRWASLQVTDYLPHDVAPTRTDLTRVITGHAKAVVTFAPRPEFGQVPVSIEAVDGGLRVRGTNDPMVLRSRGVRWTIENEGNHDVATAVVDPSEGPVMLELRCGTSDLEPSRTSEAERRRIAEAYWRDWAATLDLPPLKPDLMKRSALTLRGLVHAPSGSILAAATTSLPEDIGGVRNWDYRYCWLRDAALTAQALVTLGSLEEADQFLGWVHRVLETIPGPERLHPLYTIYGETLPPEAVIDQLPGYAGSRPVRVGNAANMQVQLDVFGPIVDLISALAHAREKKGVTAPSAVLPDADWELVCAMVSAVQRRWTEPDHGIWEIRGNPRHHVYSKVMGWLTIDRALTLAKRFDRDADPAWESLRDTIADEVKAKGWNDDVQSYTAAYDGTDLDAATLHIGLSGLIDPSDPRFAATVVATEAELRSGSTVYRYHHDDGLPGGEGGFHLCAAWLVEAYLLIGKRSDAEALFAQLVDVAGPTGLLSEEYDPVAERSLGNHPQAYSHLGLLRCAQLLSQPVQALV
- the kstR gene encoding cholesterol catabolism transcriptional regulator KstR → MASPSRPQPAASRPATVTTLSEDELSSAAQRERRKRILDATLALASKGGYDAVQMRAVAERADVAVGTLYRYFPSKVHLLVSALAREFEQFEGKRKPLPGASPHERMHLLLTQITRMMQRDPLLTEAMTRAFMFADASAAAEVDRVGKVMDRVFARAMNDGEPDDRQLAIARVISDVWLSNLVAWLTRRASATDVSDRLELTVDLLLGDQR
- a CDS encoding acyl-CoA dehydrogenase family protein, with protein sequence MTIATTDEHKAVQESMRGWAGSVRPIATMRAEPTGFWRGYWPALADLGVFRVAVAEEAGGAGATVADLAVLLEQAAHDLVGGPVLTTALANLVTAGALAEDQPCGVAVDPTAADLVGGNELSPGPGAGTLTGSWPQVLGAEPGTAVLLPIRASEAPGGVRWCLLPPDAPGLRIEALTPTDPSVPLARVHCAQTPVAEDQVFTSPHPVEDLLVVLAVAELAGLAGWCLDTAVEYAKVREQFGRKIGSFQAVKHICAWMLCRTELIRAVALDAAAAVDEGGEELPIAASIAAAIALDAAVETAKDCIQVLGGIGFTWEHDAHFYLRRATALRQLLGGGPRWRARVTELTRAGHRRTTGADRVLAADGVEVDGTAATGLAEEVAAIAALPADQQRDAMVDAGFVMPHWPRPYGRAADPMTGLMISEELRRAGLTAPDLAIGGWAVPTLLQHGTQEQIDRFAWPTLRGEVVWCQLFSEPEAGSDLAALRTTATKVEGGWRLRGQKVWTSLGDRANWGICLARTDPEAPKHRGISYFLVDMRSEGLQVRPLVQITGEARFSEVFLDDVFVPDDCVVGALNNGWKIARSTLSAERIAMGGNGIGRALEELIAKLPSTGPGSELIADRLGGFVAEAIGGLLLEQRAALTVLAGGDAGAQSSVRKLVGVRHRQAVAEFAVESSGPLGAQETAEVTEFLLTRCLSIAGGTEQILLTVAAERILGLPRDAVG
- a CDS encoding acyl-CoA dehydrogenase family protein → MDFTRDEGQDAVAEVVVGLLEREQARDFGLWPSLVETGLLVLALPERFGGDDMGLPEISVLLTELATDAVAVPALPTLGFGLLPLLPMLPDAVAEVVYPAIAQGAILTAALSEPGDPFTTSPKTTAVADGDVVRVSGHKIAVPYADEARWLLIPTDAGIALVDGDAPGLTRTASPASGGLPEATVRLDNVQIPAERLLPGDLADLHRYAVAAIGSAADGLLEGALKLTAEHLRTRRQFNRPLAEFQAVAQQVADLYVVSRTLHAVAASATWALAQVAAAQPTPGADDQDHRARVDDDLDVLAYTVTAELPAAMQKCHHLHGGLGVDITHPMHRYYSQAKDLVRWLGGESLRLDRLGARCSSI